The Triticum urartu cultivar G1812 chromosome 6, Tu2.1, whole genome shotgun sequence genome includes the window TTTGCATGAGTGGTTTGATGGAATACGCTTTACAACTGACAGAAGCAGACTATGATATCCTAGTCCACAGTTCCCCCCAAAAGAAAAATCATACTACTTCACAAAGTTTAGATAAAGCTCACAGCATGTCTATCTTTCTTCAAAATTTAGTAGTGGCCTAACAAACTGAAATATTTTTCATGCTAACTTCTCTCTGTTATCTTGGCATGATAAGATAGAGTGACTTGCTTCAGTCAAATAGTAAGTACGTGCTTGCTTGCTTGTGAGTTGACGAGTTCCAACATTTGTGAAGAAGAAAAAGGCATCACTTCTTCCTGtcaaagagaaaaaaagagaataaTCTGGTTATTGTGATTAGCAAACTTTTGCTCAAGTGATTGATGTGTTTAAGAAAAACATGTTTTGTAACATTCAGAAGCAGATTAACACCGGTTACCTTATCAATGAGAGGGCGGGCGCAAACAACTGGGTTAGTGGCAGGGACAACAAAAAAGAAGGAACTATCAATTGATGACTCCGTGATCAAGTAAAACTGAGCAGAGCTTTGGTTTTATTATTCTTTGGATGTTCACGGGTGGCGACTCTGGGTGAACACAAGCGATTATCATCACTACCTCTTTTCTTTGGGAGGGGATTATCAATTGGTAAAATATCACTGCCATTTTTTAGCATGCCATCAGTCACACTCCACCGCCATCTTCGTGCTTGAGTGTGTCTGATGTCGGTGGTGGTGGGGCTGGCTTGGGATTGACGGTGGTTTTTGTGCTCTTCTGGGTGAACACAAGCGATTATCATCACTACCTCTTTTCTTTGGGAGGGGATTATCAATTGGTAAAATATCACTGCCATTTTTAGCATGCCATCAGCCACACTCCACCGCCATCTTCGTGCTCTGAGTGTGTCTGATGTCGGTGGTGGTGGGGCTGGCTTGGGGTTGACGGTGGTTTTTGTGCTCTTCTTCAGTGGTGTTCGTGCTCGAGTGCTTCTTGGTGTGTCTCTGCTAGGTGATGCCCTGCGACTACGCCGGTGGCACACAGGTACTCTGGCATCGTCTCGGCCTCGTATGTCCTTTTGAATGTACCTGTCGGGGATATCTAGCGACATATGCCGGGGGTGCTTATCATGGAGGGGGACAAGAGTACGTCCCCGGGCTCTAGAAGCGGGAGTGAGCGAGACCGCATGCGCCTGCGAATCTTatccaggttcggggctctccagGGAGACAACACCCGTAGTCCTGCTCTGCGAGATCTCCGCATGATGACCATCGTCAATAGAGTAGCTATAagattgctccttgagctatttcGGTTAGAGGAGAAAGAAGAGCAAGGCTAGCTCTATCTTCTCCTTCAATGGGTGTGTGTGTGATCTCTAAGGTTCtaaaccctttgcatgggtgagcctggggggtttatataggcctacccccagggatacaatggtaatccggccggGTGTAGGACCCGGCCGTCAGTGTCTCTGGGCGCCGGCTGCTAGGGCCCGTCGCtcggtgggtcccgccggctgccgtgATCTTGGCCGGCAggtagtgaaggaaatatgccctagaggcaataataatgttattattttatttccttatatcatgataaatgtttattattcatgctagaattgtattatccggaaacataacacttgtgtgaatacatagacaaaccaaacgtcactagtatgcctctacttgactagctcgttaatcgaagatggttatgtttcctaaccatagacatgtgttgtcatttgattaatgggatcacatcattaggagaatgatgtgattgacatgacccattccattagcttagcacccgatcgtttagtatgttgctattgctttcttcatgacttatacatgttcctatgactatgagattatgcaactcccgtttaccggaggaacactttgtgtgctaccaaacgtcacaacgtaactgggtgattataaaggagctctacaggtgtctccaaaggtgaatgttgggttggcgtatttcgagattaggatttgtcactccgattgtcggagaggtatctctgggccctctcggtaatacacatcacataagccttgcaagcattacaactaatgagttagttgcaagatgatgtattacgaaaggagtaaagagacttgccggtaacgagattgaactaggtattgagataccgacgatcgaatctcgggcaagtaacataccgatgacaaagggaacaacgtatgttgttatgcggtctgaccgataaagatcttcgtagaatatgtgggagccaatatgagcatccaggttccgctattggttattgaccggagacgtgtctcggtcatgtctacattgttctcgaacccgtagggtccgcacgcttaaggtttcgatgacagttatattatgagtttatgagttttgatgtaccgaagttagttcggagtcccggatgtgatcacggacatgacgaggagtctcgaagtggtcgagacataaatattgatatattggatgtctatattcggacaccggaagtgttccgggtgatttcggagaaaaccgaagagccggagggttaccggaacccccccgggagaagtaatgggccatatggaccttagtggagagagaaaggggcagccaaaggtgggccgcacgcctcctcccccctggtccgaattggactaggagagggggggcggcgcccccctttccttctccctccccacttctttccccctcctagtaggagtcctactcctactaggaggaggactcctccttggcgcgccataggggccggccggcctcctccccttgatcctttatatacgggggcagggggcacccctagacacacaagttgatccacgtgatcatattcttagccgtgtgcggtgcccccttccaccataatcctcgataatattgtagcgatgcttaggcgaagccctgcgacggtagtacatcaagatcgtcaccacgccgtcgtgctgacggaactcttccccgacacttttctggatcggagtccggggatcgtcatcgagctgaacgtgtgctagaactcggaggtgccgtagtttcggtgcttgatcggtcgggctgtgaagacgtacaactacatcaaccgcgttatgctaacgcttccgctgtcggtctacaagggtaagtagacaacactcttccctcgttgctatgcatcaccatgatcttgcgtgtgcgtaggaaaattttgaaattactatgttccccaataggTAGGGCCCGCCGTTCGTGGGCCATGTCGACCGCTTTATATTGTAGCCTTGCCCTTGATGACGGAGGCTTTCTCGGGGGGAGCATGActacagtcccgccgcctggtgggcgtTCACTGTGGCCACACCCCGTCTCATCTGGTTAATGACGCACaatgacggtgtcctggactagggggtactcatcacgtcgtctcccgatcagttggattgggccgaggacccccatggccgcatactcatgggccagttcgggcagttgccgcatacaaggaagattccacaagacttggcgatcaagacaaggactcctccccaccggcgtattcggctaggactcttgttatcctaggcctctggtgcattatataaaccgaggccaggctagtcgatagacatatacaacaatcataccatatgctagcttctagggttttagcctctacgatctcgtggtagatcaactcttgtaatactcatatcatcaatatcaatcaagcaggacgtagggtattacctccatcaagagggcccgaacctgggtaaacatcgtgtcccctgcctcctgttaccatcgatcctagacgcatagttcgggaccccccctacccgagatccaccggttttgacaccgacacacagACTTTGAGGGGAGGGAGGGCCACCTGCTGAGAGTCGGCCCGCCCTCGAGTCCGCCTACTTGGGATTCGCCGCCTTCTGGTGGCTCGCGGACAGGTAGGGCCCGCCGCTTGCAGGCCGTACCGACCGCCCATCATGGAAGCGTGGCTCCCCTTGACGTAGGTGATGTCACGGGCGTGCATTTTGTGAGTCGATGAGTCCCAACATTTGTGAAGAAGGAAAAAGGTCTCACTTATTCCCGGCGAAGAGGAAAAAAGATGAATAATCTGGTTATTGTGATTAGCAAAACTTTTTCTTAAGTGATGTGTTTAAGCAAAACATGTTTTGTAACATTCAGAAGCGGATTACCACCGCTTACCTTTTCAATGAGAGCGCATGCACAAACGATTAAGGCCCAGTTCTTTTGAGCAGAATGTGGAGAATTTTGATCTGAAAAATCTGCAGCCAAAAGAACTCGTTTTGACTTCCAAAATCCTAGTGCAATCCAAAAGCACCCAAAATGCTTGATTTTCCCAGAATCCTCAGATTTTGGCAAGTCCCACCAGTGAAAACGTTTCAAAATAGAAGAGTACCCCTATCCCATCAGGAAATTACACCCGGAATGCCACTGCCCATCCACACACTGGAACCAAGAAACGAGCGAGCGAACCGCTCGACCCCTGTTCGCATCGGGGGAAAGGAGTGGAGACGCAGCGACGGCTAGggttgccgcgccgccgccggacccaACCTCGCCGGCCAGGCCCTTGCCGCCGCCCGCCCGCCTGGCCCTTGCTGCCGCCGGCCAGGttcccgccgccaccgcccgcctTATCTCCCTTCGCCGCCCCTCTTCCTTCGCTGCTCGTCGTCCCTCCGCCGTGTCTCCACCAACACCGACGGCCACCGACGCTGCACCTCGACGGGCACCGCCGCTGCACCTCGACGGCTACGAGCAACCCACGCGAGGAGCAGAACGCACCCACGGTGAGGCATCCTCTTTCCCTATCTCTCTGTTCTTTTTTTTCTTATGCTATGGATATGTAGACTGATTTATGTTGCATAGGTAGATGGATTGATGCTTGGATTTGttagatagatggatggatggattgCTGATGCTGGTAGATGGATGGATGGTGCTAATTTTTTGCACCCAGCCAGCCGTGATGCGTGAATACAACtgtagatggatggatggatggatggtgCTAATTTTCCAACAAAAGTGCAGAACAATTCTACTAGAAATGTTAAATAGTTTACTGTTGAATACAGCTTGTTTGCTTCAGTTTTGATATGCGGATTTGTATGTGAATTCCTAGTACATGACACTATTTTCTATGATGATGCTAATTTAAGATGGAGAAAGTCAAAGAACCCAAAGCAAATTGGGACAGTGCTGCTCATACAGTTTTTATGAATGCGTGCGTAGAGGAGGTTCGAGCAAATAACCGCAACGGTGGTTATTTGTCGGACATAGGACAAGCTAATTTGCATAAAAAATTCAACGAACGCTCTGGAAGAAACTATTCGACCCGGCAAATCAAAAATAGGTGGGCTGTATGTAGAAGCGAGTACAACACATGGAAGACATTGATCCAGCAAGCATCTGGCTTAGGAAGAGCTGAGCATACACACACTATTGCAGCTACAAATGAGTGGTGGGCATTGGAGATAAAGGTATTGTTATTGTTATGTAATTTCTTAAATAACGAGTCATGTTGCTTCAGTTTTGATATTAGCCTGTGGTGCTATATGATTACAGGCACATCCAGAAGCTGCCAAGTTTCGTTATGCTCCACTAGCAGAGGAGGAAAAAATGTCAGAGGTTTTCGATACTACTTGTGTCACAAATGAGCATGCAAGGGTATCAACTCCCTCGTATCAAGGTGATCCCTCTCGAATCAGTTTGGAGGATGACTCAGGGTGTGATAGTCATGAAGGCCAATTTACCCTTGTTCAAAATCGAGCCAAGGGTGGGAAGAAGAGGGCGTGTCCTTATTCGCCAAGTCCAAAGATGAATGACAAGTGGGCAAGTGAGAATGCTAAAAATGAGGCTTTTGTACGCATGGTGGACATCTTTGGTGCAAGAGACAAGAGGGATGCAGAGGAGATTGCAAGGGAGAAGAGGGATGCAGAGGAGAGGGCAAGGGAGAAGAGGGATGAAGAGGAAAGGGCAAGGGAGAAGAGGGATGCAGAGAAGAGGGATGTAGAGGAGAGTGTGGATCCAACAAGAGAAGAGATTAAACaaatgatggccatggtggaagcGGATGGTGCAAAACCAGGAAGTGATGAGCATTTCTATGCTACATTTCTTTTCATGGAAAAGAAATATCGTGATGTTTTCTTCACTTTCACGTCTCATAAATATGTTGCAAGGCTTGGATGCATAAAGAGGATGTGGGAGCTCAATAATAAGTAGAACATCTATGTTTTAATTGCTTTCTACCAGACTATTTACTTGTAATGTTGTGAGCTAAGCTACTTGCTTTGGAGGTGTACTTTTGTGAACTAAGCTATTTGCTTTGAAGATGTACTGTTATCTGAACTGTGTTGTATCTAATATTACACTATGTGCATGTTGTTGTGGCAGATGGATAAATCCAGAAAGAAACAAGAAAAAAAGGAATTTGAGGCGGCCATGGTTGCATTTACTATGGATGTGGCGTCGTCAAGTGTGACACTGCCGTACGCATCAAGAAAGTTACATCTTGTTACAGGCCTCCAATGGGTAGAATAGAAGGAGAAAGATGCAAAATCTTTCTATGCTATGTTCAGAATGAGGAGGTTAGTgtttcacacattgcatgatctGTTAGTTCAGAAGTATGGGCTTGAGTCAACTTCCAACATTTCATCCAAAGAAGCATTCGCACAATTTTTATAGACTATGGGTATATGTCAGACAACTGATAATGTCGCAGATCGGTTTGCACATAGTCGTTCTGTCATTAATAAAAAATTTCACGAGGTTTTGGAGTGTGTAGACCGCATGGCCGGTGATTGCATAAGACCAATTGATCCAACTTTCTTTGAACCACACCCAGTACTTAAAAAAACAAAGTTTTGGCCTCATTTTCAACATGCTATTGGAGCCATTGATGAAACACACATTAAGGTGATTGTGCCTAAGGAGTTGGAGCCCCAACACAGGAATAGAAAAGGTTACACGAGTGAAGATGTTATGGCAGTGTGTGATTTTGATATGAGGTTCACGTTTGTTGTTCCCGGATGGTCCGGATCTGTTCATGACACACGTGTATGGAGCGATGCCATAGTTCGTTATGATCACTTTCCACAACCCCCACAGGTAACATCTCGCATGTATCCATATTGTTATATACAGGATGGTATGTTGTAAAATTCTAATTTCTTTTGTTGATGTCGTACTATAGATAAATATTATCTTGTCGACTCCGGATATCCAAACAGGGTTGGATATCTATCTCCATACAAAGGGCAACAGTACCATGTACCAGATTTTCAACAACACCCACCGGTTGGGAGATATGAGACATTCAACCATCGACATTCTTCTTTGCAAAATGTCATCGAAAGAATATTTGGTGTTCTCAAGATGAAATGACGAATTCTTGGAGTTGGAGGCATACCTCGGTACAAACCGGAGACCCAAAAGATGATTGTCACTGCATGCATGTGTCTCCACAATTGGATTCGTGATAGCAAGTTACGTGATGAGCATTTTGACAAGTTCGACAATGATGCATATGTGCAACCTCCATTGCCGTTTACAGGTGCCAATGCTCTACCACCAGAAGATGATGGTACCCAATACGCAAGGCGATTGCTGCTAGTCTCGTACCTTGAGATTATCCATTTTTTTTAGTTCATCCACTTTTGTAATGAACAAATATTTAAATCCATTCTAAATGTAATATTTAGCACTTTTTATGACATTCATAAATCACTTTCATACTCATATTCAACTAGATACTGTTAGAAACAACAAGGTGTTAATAAATTCATCAAACATTTTCTGTCTAAGGGTACTACAGACATTTCAACACACAACTCTTTCCAGAATCTCAACCTACAATCTCAAAAAAGAACTCGGCAACAGATTCTGAGAGAAGCAGATTTTGGGAGAATTTTTCAAAATCTTAATTCCGCAGAATCCTGTGTGAAAAGAACCGGGCCTAAATCCCTTCATTTAGTTAGCACCGATGTGGGCTTCAGTATCCAGCCTCCAGCCATCTTTGGGCTCTCCACTTGACTACGTTGCGATTCAAGTCCACAGCCGCACCATTTCCccgaaaagaaaaaaaaagttccGCACCAGCGACTAGGGCGAGCGAGATGACCagccgccaccgcccgccgccgtcgccggcggcGGGTCCACTGGAGAACGACGACCTGCTCTCCGAGATCCTCCTCCGCCTCCCCCCGCAGCCGTCCTCCCTCCCCCGCGCCTCCGCCGTCTGCACGCGCTGGCGCAGCCTCGCCTCCGACCCCGGCTTCTGCCGCCGTTTCCGCATCCACCACCGCCGCAATCTTCCCCTCCTCGGTTTCTTTGAAAATTCTCTCGGCCGCTCCTTCATACCTGCTCTGGAGGCGCCCAATCGTGTCCCGCCCGGGCGCTTCTCCTTGCAGCCCGGCGACAGCGACCCGATCCCCTTCCGGTGCATCGGGTGCCGCCATGGCCTCGTGCTAGTCTTCGACCTGAGGCGCCTTTACCTTGTGTGGGACCCCGTCACCGGCCACCAGCACCGCCTAGCCTTCCCCCCGGGGTTCGATCCGGAGGGCTCGACCGTCAACGGGGCGGTGCTTCGTGCTGGGCCAGACGTCCAGCACTTCCAGGTGGTCTTGGTAGCGGCAGGCGACGACGACAAAAAACAAAGGCGAGTGTTCGCCTGCGTTTACTCGTCGGAGACCGGCCTGTGGGGCAATGTCACCTCGACACCGATTGAGTCCGAGGTTCCCAACGTCCTTCCCATCGCAGTTGATACAGTGCCTGCTGTGCTGGTTGGGCGTTCCCTTTACTGGTTACTTAAAGGGAGTTCATCAAGCCACTCTCCATTTAATGCGGAGAAGCAAATCATTGAGTTTGATTTAGAGAAGCAGAAGCTTGCTGTGATACGGATGCCAGGGGCGGTGGATGTTTTTCTAGGCCGTGTAACAGTCGTGCAGGAAGACGGTGGTGGGCTGGGTTTCCTCATCGTGAAAGACCTCACTGCCCAAGCTCAATTATGGAAGAGGAAGATGGATTCTGATGGTGTTGGCTCATGGGAACTGAAAAGAACCATTGATCTGAATAAACTTCTTTCCCTGAATTTAGAGAAGCATATAGGGATAATACGATTTGCCGAGGACAATAATTTGCTGGTTCTGCCCACCGTTTTCGGCCTCTTCACAGTTCAGCTTCAGTCATTGCAGTACAAGAAACTTTCTGGATACAACATATTTTGTCACCTTCATCCATTCGAAAGTGTCTACATTGCAGGTAATAGCATCACTAGCATGCCTCCACACTTCTTTATTTACAAAACCAAGTTATTTTTTGATAATTGAGATGGGATCTTATTCACATCCTTTCATGTTAAGCTAACAATTTTAAGTAGTGTCGTATCATTTATTTCTTTTGCTGCTTGATGACCTCTTCAACATATAGCAATTTTCTTTCTGTAATGTCTCTGTCCCGGTGCTTATGTGGTGGtgttttatgtgatggttatgAGCTGGGTTCACATGTGCTACTGGTAGTTAGTGTCACCTGGGCGATGGGCTATTTGTTGTTATCTGATTTGTCAAAAAATTATGTAGCAATGCCTTGTATAATCCATCACTAGACCCCACCCGGTGTGGGAGCTTCTAGCACTGGGTCTGTCCTTTTTTATCATATAATTATTATCACTGAACTATATGGTTCAAGTCAGAGCCAGCAAACTGTCCTTCTCAGTTCATTATATGAGTATCCATACAAGAAAACAATGAACACCAATATTGGCAGATTCTTTGTGTGATAATGAAACTAAATTTGCTATTGCCTGCCTATTGACATATGCAATAATTTTATGAGGGTATTTTTAGTGCATAGCTTCAGTGTAGTTTATCCCAAGCCAAGACACTTAACAGATGGAAGTTGAAAACAACACGAAAAACTAGTTTGAACCAACTGTAACGTCAATACCTAATGGAAGAAATAGAACTACCTTTAAGCTTACAAATGTACCTTGAGCTGCCTATTTGACATTTCAGTTGGTTAAAACTTATATCTGCTAATCATGCTAATAATCTTAACTCAATACTAACGAGTTCGTTTCAAATTCATAAAAATTTGTCACTTTATCATTATTAGGAGAGTCTGTTGTGGTGCAAGtccatttcttttgttcatgGAAACTACTAATGCGTTCTTTTGTACATTTTTCAGGCAAAATTTATTTAAAGATACTCTAAAATATCATGATAACTTTTTTGCTAGATTTTTTAGTATCATTATTGTTTTTTCCAATTATGGCACGGAATGAGCTTAATAATTCTGGTTAACTTGTCTCTTCTGACCAGCTAATAGCATAATAGTCTAAGCGTGCATGTTCTTCAATTTTACAATATTGATCAGTATATACTGTTTTTGGATATTCTTTAAATTCAATAATAGATGTGGTTTTGTTTATCTGTTTCTAATGTTGTATCAAACTGACTTTTTGTTCCAACTAAAGCTGTGAGTTCATCTGAATATCTCCTTGATGCCTCCTTGTACCTATTTGGCCTTTCGTTGGAATGTCATAGGCTGTTTGACTTATGCTTGCAGAAACAGGCATCGGTGGTGGACATGGTGCACCTGATCTTTTACAAAACACATAAAGATGGTTGTCTCTTTGAGCAGGTAAACTTAGCTTCTGCATGTATGCTAAGATATCTGAAATAGTTTGTACTGCAAGAGAGGACTCTTGTCATGCTTTATGCTGCACCTGTATTATTTTTCCAGGCTTTACTTCTTATCCCTTCCTGAGCAGCTTCCCATTTACTTCCACATGCCGTCCTTCTCTTTTGTTTGCTGATGTTGTACCCCCTCTGCCTCCCCTTATACTGGATGTGTTATTTCAATTGCCCTCCTCTCCCATCCGTCTGCCTTGCTTTCAGTTTACCTACTCCTTAGTACTCACCCAGTTCCTTCTGGTACTGTGGGTTCTTCTCCCTCTATCTTCTCCGGTGGCTGGTGAATTAGGAGTTAGGATCCTTCCCAATTCCCTATTTGTGCGATATGCTCGTGTCTGCATTTAGAAGCGGAGGGAGTATGATTTATTTTGTTGCTTGCATTTATCGACGATTATTCTTGTTTTAGGCTGTTTGTTTAAACATTTTCTCCGCATTTCATGTGTTGTCTGACAAATTCTTATATATAGGTAATTGGCCATTAGCCACTAATATTAATTTGGTTGGTCCAAACTATCAGTAGCTATGTTTTTTGTGGACTGTAATTTCTTCATCAGTTGCCACCATTGATGTTTAAAACTTAATATGAAACAAGTGATCAAACTGACATGATTAGATTCACCATAAAAACTGCTCTTATCACCAATACCCTTTTTTTACTTTTACTGGCATGTTAGTGGTGGAAGTACTACTTGATGCCGTAGAGATTGGAGAGTAAAAAATTAGGACGCCGATATCCACCACACGTGTGGCATAATAGGCATTCGCCCACACACCGTGT containing:
- the LOC125515416 gene encoding zinc finger CCCH domain-containing protein 43-like; amino-acid sequence: MEKVKEPKANWDSAAHTVFMNACVEEVRANNRNGGYLSDIGQANLHKKFNERSGRNYSTRQIKNRWAVCRSEYNTWKTLIQQASGLGRAEHTHTIAATNEWWALEIKAHPEAAKFRYAPLAEEEKMSEVFDTTCVTNEHARVSTPSYQGDPSRISLEDDSGCDSHEGQFTLVQNRAKGGKKRACPYSPSPKMNDKWASENAKNEAFVRMVDIFGARDKRDAEEIAREKRDAEERAREKRDEEERAREKRDAEKRDVEESVDPTREEIKQMMAMVEADGAKPGSDEHFYATFLFMEKKYRDVFFTFTSHKYVARLGCIKRMWELNNK
- the LOC125516295 gene encoding uncharacterized protein LOC125516295 is translated as MTSRHRPPPSPAAGPLENDDLLSEILLRLPPQPSSLPRASAVCTRWRSLASDPGFCRRFRIHHRRNLPLLGFFENSLGRSFIPALEAPNRVPPGRFSLQPGDSDPIPFRCIGCRHGLVLVFDLRRLYLVWDPVTGHQHRLAFPPGFDPEGSTVNGAVLRAGPDVQHFQVVLVAAGDDDKKQRRVFACVYSSETGLWGNVTSTPIESEVPNVLPIAVDTVPAVLVGRSLYWLLKGSSSSHSPFNAEKQIIEFDLEKQKLAVIRMPGAVDVFLGRVTVVQEDGGGLGFLIVKDLTAQAQLWKRKMDSDGVGSWELKRTIDLNKLLSLNLEKHIGIIRFAEDNNLLVLPTVFGLFTVQLQSLQYKKLSGYNIFCHLHPFESVYIAETGIGGGHGAPDLLQNT